TTCGCTAAAAGCAGCCGCCTGTTTATCATCCCAGACCGATTTATCCAGGCTTACCCAGAAACTTAGCACCACAACATTGCCCAAAAGGTCAGCCGAACGGTAGGTATTTCCTTCTACATCGGTCATCACAAAAGGCGCTATCGACTGCCCTGCCTTTGGTTGTTTAGCAGGATCACGATCGCGAAACCGATGTGTTTCGTGCTCTTCCGGAGTGGCTGATCGCATCGTATACGTAGTCGGTTGGCCGAACTCATCGTAATTGGGCACCAGATGATACGCAAAGGGATCGGCTTTCACCAGTTCATTATACTCGTTGATGGTCATGCGCTGACCAGTCGCCTGATTCGTGATGGGGGTCGGTTCACTCTGGGGCCTGGCAAGCCGGATCATCTTTTTTTGAACCCCTACCTGAGCGTGGCAGATTGTGCTTAGTGTTAACAGACTGGCAGCCAGAAGAGTTTGTTTGCAAAGAGACATACGTTTCGCAATTGAAGGATGCTTCATACACCCCTGGCGAATCATCACGATTTACTGATTGCTGATGGTACGGGGGCGTAATTGACAGGCTATCAAAATTCGGGCCACGATATACAAAGAGTTTACCATCGATTCAAACTCTACTCTTTTATAACTGATCTATCGAAAGGAAACCGTTAAAAGTATATTAAACCATATCCATACAATCATAAATAGCGTTTTAGGAATACAACTAATCTGCACACTTATGAAACGATGGAGCATTACCGGTTTGCTACTCATATCAATGTGCACCGTCTATGGACAGACGGCCCGCCCAGGTTCCTATCCATATCCCCATGCCGTCGTCATTCCCCGTACGTCGTCCTATATTGTTCCGATTGTTTATCAGCTTCATGACGGAGTAGGCCGATTAGGGGATGGCTCATTGCTACAAGGCCGATTCCTCTACAACAAAGGCACTATGTTTACATTTTACCAGAACGGCCATACCAAAGGCGTCAAAATTCCTTTCTTCCAATTTGAAACCTTAACCCTTGCTGGGGCTGATACTTCCGTTCTACCGCGATCTGACTCAACGATGTTTGCGCGGATTAAAAACCGCCTGTATCGGCGGCTGACTATCGGAAAAATTGCTCTTTACGATGAGGTCTATGCCATCAATGAGAATAAGGGCAAGCTTGGAGACTACTTGTTTGTTTGGGGAGATAATGGCAAACTCAAACGCCTGCGAAACCTGGAAGCAATCAATAAATGGTTTTATGACACCTGCCAGCAAAACCACTGGACGAACCCGGATATTTTCCTGAGCAAAACCGAGATCATCAAACGGCTGGCCGTGCTGGACCCAACACCTTGATACAACTAGAACGCGGATTTTTAGGATCGTTATAACCTGTGTAAATTATAACGATCCTAAAAATCCGCGTTCTATCATAAAGTCTTAATCTTTTTTATACTGCTGAATAATCTTGTAGAGGGCTTTCTGTTTTTCCAGTTCCGGGAAAAACTCGAACAATTGCACATGCGCGTCGTAATCAAGTGATAAGGCCGCTTCCAGTTGGATGAGGGCTTCACGATAATGACCCGCGTGAATCAGATACACCGCTGAGCGATAATACAAATCGGCTTCGGCAGGCATATCGTTGATGCCTGACTGGATAATGTCGTTGGCCCGGAGGAAATCGCCCTGATCAAACGGAACCAGTGACCACGTCAGATAAACATCCGGGTTTTCTGCATCGACCTCGGCAGCTTTCTCGAACGCTTCGACGCTCGAAATCACATTCCCAACTTTGTATTCAGTCTCAGCAACGGCGATATAATATTCACCGTTCTGATCATTTAGTTTAACCGCCTTTTGCAGGAAGGGTAACGCTTCGTACCATTTACCCGACTCGCTCAGGCAAACACCGACACCATACCAGGCTTCATCCCACATGGGGTCGAGTTTTAAAGCTTCCCGGTATTCCTTGATGGCTTCGGGCAACCGATCCTGCTTTTCCAGACTAGCCCCCAGATGGCAGTAGGTATCCGCCGTTGGCTCTTCGTATTTAAGGGTCTCCCGGTAGCAGTGCTCGGCCTTTTCGAATAGGCCCAGATTCATGTACGTATTACCCAGATTGAAATGAGCCGACGCAAAGTCTTCTTTAATCAGAACGGCATAATCGTAGGCTTCAGCGGCATCGACATAACGGGCCAGTTTACTATAGGCAATGCCCATGTTATACCAGGCATTGTACGAATAAGGGTCCGTATCAATTAATTGCTGGTAATAGCTCAGGCTATTCTCCAGTTCGCCGGTCACGTCCAGGCAAAAGGCCAGTTCATAGAGGGCGTTTTCATTGTTAATGTTAAGCGCGATCGACTTTTTGTACTGCTTGATGGCTTCGTCGTATTTCCCCCAG
This window of the Spirosoma aerolatum genome carries:
- a CDS encoding TlpA family protein disulfide reductase, whose product is MSLCKQTLLAASLLTLSTICHAQVGVQKKMIRLARPQSEPTPITNQATGQRMTINEYNELVKADPFAYHLVPNYDEFGQPTTYTMRSATPEEHETHRFRDRDPAKQPKAGQSIAPFVMTDVEGNTYRSADLLGNVVVLSFWVSLDKSVWDDKQAAAFSEALRLFQSKTAPVVLGVLNSEQAKAEKGVIGKSLPFKPIPNAYGFHNKYHITTIPTIVVIGKDGKVVANLQGASSIEKLKQVLSTVL
- a CDS encoding tetratricopeptide repeat protein; its protein translation is MEQEFEEREGDIKESIRRFEQMLDQQQSQFFDLDVYEQMVEHYLNQGDLDKAFKAAESGLENFPYALELMLDKAQILANYQRFDESLELLERASLFNPGDLDVPFMQGSILNMAGRYEESIQVLEELLDRAEDKDDILFQLGQSYQNWGKYDEAIKQYKKSIALNINNENALYELAFCLDVTGELENSLSYYQQLIDTDPYSYNAWYNMGIAYSKLARYVDAAEAYDYAVLIKEDFASAHFNLGNTYMNLGLFEKAEHCYRETLKYEEPTADTYCHLGASLEKQDRLPEAIKEYREALKLDPMWDEAWYGVGVCLSESGKWYEALPFLQKAVKLNDQNGEYYIAVAETEYKVGNVISSVEAFEKAAEVDAENPDVYLTWSLVPFDQGDFLRANDIIQSGINDMPAEADLYYRSAVYLIHAGHYREALIQLEAALSLDYDAHVQLFEFFPELEKQKALYKIIQQYKKD